In one window of Cicer arietinum cultivar CDC Frontier isolate Library 1 unplaced genomic scaffold, Cicar.CDCFrontier_v2.0 Ca_scaffold_6182_v2.0, whole genome shotgun sequence DNA:
- the LOC101499993 gene encoding uncharacterized protein, whose translation MKKNGSRIFICDLCGKSFSSGNALGGHKASHNRSNLLQPPIKKHKLTIDSCSLSSPHDHDDVKHKHACVLCHKVFPSNKVLYGHMRSHSQKDSKAIQPPPITTTSPDSKKQSNNTHDQPILPTIDLEKYFPPRSHQTKKRRSKSIIDYELINVAQILCDMSRSDPKRLKLSTNIDNQKNKEHVTIVKNNNNEKKLVVRFKIPKDKEVKNNEGETKKESSHQLGSRGVVKDFDLNEIPVDVADEQAN comes from the coding sequence ATGAAAAAGAATGGATCAAGAATCTTCATTTGTGATTTGTGCGGCAAATCTTTCAGCTCCGGCAATGCCCTTGGTGGCCACAAAGCATCCCACAACCGCTCCAACCTTCTTCAACCTCCAATCAAGAAACACAAACTCACCATCGATTCTTGCTCTTTATCTTCTCCTCATGATCATGATGATGTCAAACACAAACATGCATGTGTTCTATGTCACAAAGTTTTTCCATCAAACAAAGTTTTGTATGGGCACATGCGATCGCACTCTCAAAAAGATTCAAAGGCTATTCAACCGCCACCAATAACAACAACATCCCCTGATTCCAAGAAACAGAGTAATAATACTCATGATCAACCAATACTACCAACTATTGATCTAGAGAAATATTTTCCACCAAGATCGCATCAAACGAAGAAACGACGCAGTAAAAGTATAATTGATTATGAACTTATTAATGTTGCTCAAATACTCTGCGATATGTCTCGCAGTGACCCTAAAAGGTTGAAACTTTCGACCAATATCGATAATCAAAAGAACAAGGAACATGTGACAATAgtcaaaaataataacaacGAAAAGAAATTAGTggtgagattcaagattcctaAAGACAAGGAAGTTAAGAACAATGAAGGTGAAACAAAAAAGGAATCAAGTCATCAATTGGGGTCAAGAGGAGTTGTTAAAGATTTTGATTTGAATGAGATACCGGTTGATGTTGCAGATGAACAAGCAAACTAG